Proteins from one Legionella taurinensis genomic window:
- the icmM gene encoding type IVB secretion system protein IcmM/DotJ produces the protein MSRETWLSIKNSKSFYVSSYRRACTMVIGSLVINLALISGIYYAYFTQPEREYYASNGVTPPVILSPRDTPNDSSVALLPPDPVNAPPVKVIPE, from the coding sequence ATGAGTCGAGAGACTTGGCTGTCAATAAAAAATTCCAAATCATTCTACGTCTCAAGTTACAGGCGTGCCTGTACTATGGTTATTGGTTCCCTGGTAATCAATCTGGCTTTGATTAGTGGGATTTACTACGCCTATTTTACTCAGCCCGAGCGAGAATACTATGCCTCAAACGGGGTAACACCGCCTGTCATCCTGTCACCGCGGGATACCCCTAATGATTCATCAGTCGCATTATTGCCGCCGGATCCTGTTAACGCGCCGCCCGTTAAAGTGATACCGGAATAA
- a CDS encoding type IVB secretion system apparatus protein IcmL/DotI, whose product MAQQELKEVRFQEKFARDGQQKLMFALLVSVAIIFIIGSMLAYIVTHPPEPKYFATSINGRITPLTALDEPNQSDSAVLQWANQAAIAAFTYNFVNYRDELESTSGFFTTDGWQQFLQALQDSNILDQVKAKKLIVSAVATRAPIILQKGVLSGRFSWRVQMPILVTYQSASEFFQQNNVVTMLITRISTLDSPRGIGIAQFVVGQASGGVT is encoded by the coding sequence ATGGCTCAACAAGAGTTAAAAGAAGTCCGCTTTCAGGAGAAGTTTGCGCGAGATGGTCAGCAGAAATTGATGTTCGCGCTGCTGGTCTCTGTGGCTATTATTTTTATCATTGGCTCCATGCTTGCCTATATTGTTACGCACCCGCCTGAGCCTAAATATTTTGCAACCAGTATTAATGGCCGGATCACCCCGTTGACTGCCTTAGATGAGCCGAACCAATCGGATTCCGCGGTTTTACAATGGGCAAACCAGGCAGCCATTGCGGCATTTACTTACAACTTCGTCAATTACCGGGATGAACTGGAATCGACCTCGGGCTTTTTTACAACCGATGGTTGGCAGCAGTTTCTTCAAGCCCTGCAGGATTCCAACATTCTTGATCAGGTGAAGGCAAAAAAATTGATCGTTTCCGCCGTTGCGACACGAGCGCCGATTATTTTGCAAAAAGGGGTTTTAAGCGGCCGCTTCTCGTGGCGCGTGCAAATGCCGATTTTGGTTACCTATCAGAGTGCGAGCGAATTTTTTCAGCAAAACAATGTGGTCACTATGCTCATTACGCGGATTTCAACGCTTGATTCGCCTCGTGGAATTGGTATTGCACAATTTGTTGTAGGACAAGCCAGCGGTGGAGTCACTTGA
- a CDS encoding type IV secretion IcmS family protein, translating to METDIRKSMALIAAGMNAKFYLNDRFVSFEEVFSDTGLLPAIARRADQLCSLCLGYGLGATFDEAENALLGIRVTFDEVTPNALRLLCMTDVVNELIQGGPSRDYTPLDELMYD from the coding sequence ATGGAAACTGATATCCGTAAAAGCATGGCTTTAATTGCCGCCGGCATGAATGCCAAATTCTATTTAAATGATCGTTTTGTCAGCTTCGAAGAGGTTTTTTCTGACACGGGTTTGTTGCCTGCCATTGCTCGTCGGGCCGATCAGCTTTGTTCGTTGTGTTTAGGTTATGGGTTGGGGGCGACATTTGACGAAGCGGAAAATGCCCTGCTTGGCATCCGCGTCACATTTGACGAAGTGACACCCAATGCTCTAAGGTTACTGTGTATGACGGATGTCGTGAATGAACTCATTCAGGGCGGACCAAGCCGGGATTACACGCCTTTGGACGAGTTAATGTATGACTAA
- a CDS encoding TraM recognition domain-containing protein yields MMRGIDTRHEIDPSQLLRDTRTMGQRIADFFADPSNISIVLISLAAVGYYLSQAASLILILGGISFLYSYTRKQMLPFRLPRIARVKDYNDLKPGIKTPNIARGIAFFGNDRKTNEELWFANEDLRTHALIFGSTGSGKTEALVSLAFNALVQASGFIYVDGKGDNSLYAKVFSMVRSMGREDDLLLINFMTGARDIVGPQEKRLSNTLNPFCQGSSSMLTQLVVSLMGSSGQSSDGDMWKGRAISFVEALMKLLVYMRDEGAILLDANTIRNYFDLTRLEAIVIDKVFPRDEQESVNIESVPKLVTDPLRNYLFNLPGYNKEKKGKQVSQVLEQHGFITMQLVRVFSSLADTYGHIIRTNLAEVDFKDVVLNRRILVVLLPALEKSPDELANLGKVIVSSLKAMMAAGLGEEVEGDYRDVIERKPTNSPTPYMCILDEYGYYAVQGFAVVPAQARSLGFSAIFAGQDLPAFQKASKEEAASIGANTNIKICMKLEDPTETWDFFTKTAGEAYVTKVDSFQTKDTSFSNSYMDTKSSSYEKRARIDLLDLKEQTEGEAHIFFKSKIVRARMFYANPKPVKQLKLNQFLKVEPPPDDYLAKLQKQLSSFQRVLDSGDLSIKKEVENEEISLITKALRESNVVEPIERGVSALLAFHGYNEPEPVEELIEEEEDGVLTIFSKLRRSANALPLLVKDAEEFSQPLLPINETRNYLSIIERVSGAKDKYSGTVANELIKDFQMATSYPPAERDEVSAQILAEMTLSLADKIVNEREKANTTESAE; encoded by the coding sequence ATGATGCGCGGTATTGATACAAGACATGAAATAGATCCTTCGCAGCTGCTCCGGGATACACGAACCATGGGGCAGCGGATAGCGGATTTTTTTGCTGATCCCAGCAATATCTCCATCGTGCTGATTTCCCTGGCCGCTGTCGGTTACTACCTTTCTCAGGCCGCAAGCCTCATTCTGATTTTAGGCGGCATCAGTTTCCTCTACAGCTATACCCGCAAACAGATGCTGCCTTTCCGCTTGCCCCGAATCGCGCGGGTGAAAGATTACAATGATTTAAAACCCGGCATCAAAACGCCCAATATTGCTCGCGGCATTGCGTTTTTTGGTAACGACCGCAAAACCAACGAAGAATTGTGGTTTGCCAATGAAGACCTGCGTACCCATGCCCTGATTTTCGGATCCACCGGTAGCGGTAAAACCGAAGCACTGGTTTCCTTAGCCTTTAATGCCCTGGTGCAGGCCAGCGGTTTTATTTATGTCGATGGTAAAGGGGATAACTCACTCTATGCCAAAGTATTTTCCATGGTTCGCAGTATGGGACGCGAAGACGATTTGTTATTAATCAATTTCATGACCGGCGCGCGTGACATCGTGGGCCCGCAGGAAAAACGTCTTTCCAATACTCTTAATCCGTTTTGCCAGGGGTCATCCAGCATGCTGACCCAATTGGTCGTCAGCCTCATGGGATCCTCGGGGCAATCGTCCGATGGGGATATGTGGAAAGGCCGCGCCATCAGTTTCGTGGAAGCCCTGATGAAGCTGCTGGTGTACATGCGGGATGAGGGCGCTATTCTGCTCGATGCCAATACTATCCGTAACTACTTTGATTTAACCCGTCTTGAAGCCATTGTCATCGACAAGGTTTTCCCCCGCGATGAACAGGAAAGCGTTAATATTGAATCCGTGCCCAAGCTGGTTACCGATCCGCTGCGGAACTACCTGTTCAACCTCCCGGGTTACAACAAGGAGAAAAAGGGCAAACAGGTTTCACAGGTTCTGGAGCAGCACGGTTTTATTACCATGCAGTTAGTGCGGGTGTTTTCATCACTGGCCGATACTTACGGCCATATTATCCGGACAAACCTCGCGGAAGTGGATTTCAAGGATGTGGTTTTAAACCGCCGTATTCTGGTGGTGCTGTTGCCGGCGCTTGAAAAATCGCCGGATGAATTGGCCAACCTGGGTAAAGTGATCGTCTCTTCTCTTAAAGCCATGATGGCCGCTGGTTTGGGGGAGGAAGTGGAGGGGGATTACCGGGATGTTATCGAACGTAAACCGACCAATTCCCCAACCCCCTACATGTGCATCCTCGATGAGTACGGTTATTATGCGGTGCAGGGGTTTGCTGTGGTGCCAGCCCAGGCGCGTTCCTTAGGGTTCTCAGCCATTTTCGCCGGACAGGATTTGCCCGCCTTCCAGAAAGCCTCGAAAGAAGAGGCGGCTTCCATCGGTGCAAACACCAACATCAAGATCTGCATGAAGCTTGAAGATCCGACAGAGACCTGGGACTTCTTTACGAAGACGGCGGGTGAAGCTTATGTCACCAAGGTGGATTCCTTCCAGACGAAGGATACCAGTTTCTCCAACAGTTACATGGATACCAAAAGTTCCTCCTATGAGAAACGCGCCCGTATTGATTTGCTGGATCTAAAGGAGCAAACCGAGGGTGAGGCCCATATCTTTTTCAAATCCAAAATTGTACGGGCCCGGATGTTTTATGCCAATCCTAAACCGGTCAAACAATTAAAACTGAATCAATTCCTGAAGGTGGAGCCGCCGCCGGATGATTACCTGGCTAAACTGCAAAAACAATTGTCCAGTTTCCAGCGAGTGCTGGACAGTGGTGATTTGAGCATTAAAAAAGAAGTGGAAAATGAAGAGATTTCACTGATTACCAAGGCCTTGCGTGAATCCAACGTCGTGGAACCGATTGAACGCGGCGTCAGTGCCCTGCTGGCATTCCACGGCTACAATGAACCGGAACCGGTGGAAGAACTCATCGAAGAGGAAGAGGATGGGGTTCTTACCATTTTCAGCAAATTGCGTCGCAGCGCGAATGCCTTACCGCTCCTGGTCAAGGATGCCGAAGAATTTTCTCAGCCCTTGTTGCCCATCAATGAAACGCGGAATTACCTGTCCATTATTGAACGGGTGAGCGGGGCGAAAGATAAATATTCAGGCACTGTGGCCAATGAATTAATTAAAGACTTCCAGATGGCAACAAGTTATCCGCCGGCCGAACGCGATGAGGTTTCAGCTCAGATTCTTGCGGAAATGACCCTTTCGCTTGCCGATAAAATCGTCAACGAACGCGAAAAGGCAAACACTACGGAATCCGCAGAATAA
- the icmT gene encoding IcmT/TraK family protein, whose amino-acid sequence MAGGFSPTSHWRDSARSARFFIVDARAAFPIFLFLMHIRVWTAVLVLISAVFFGVIEHYGFTVPVFLRWLRSFAAGRVKSSQPWWR is encoded by the coding sequence ATGGCAGGCGGTTTTTCCCCTACTTCTCATTGGCGTGATTCAGCGAGAAGCGCCCGCTTTTTTATCGTCGATGCCCGAGCTGCCTTTCCCATTTTTCTTTTTCTTATGCATATTCGCGTTTGGACAGCCGTTTTGGTGTTGATATCCGCCGTTTTTTTTGGTGTGATTGAGCATTATGGCTTTACTGTCCCCGTTTTTTTACGCTGGCTCAGGAGTTTTGCGGCTGGCCGGGTTAAATCCTCCCAACCCTGGTGGCGATAA
- a CDS encoding type IVB secretion system apparatus protein IcmL/DotI, which yields MPQDALMAVHVRNEYYRKGHRKVMGILLVSLAINLLLAFLLIWIVNNPPAPRYFPTSLNGRVMPLFPLNQPNQSDDAMLAWAGQAAVAAFSYNFVNYREELQASSGFFTADGWRLFLQALEESNNLDAVQAKKLIVSAAAISPPTILRKGLVNDRFTWRVQIPILVTYQSVTEYTQQANMVSMLVTRVSTLNSPRGIGISQFVVSPLSS from the coding sequence ATGCCACAAGATGCGTTAATGGCCGTTCATGTTCGCAATGAATATTACCGTAAAGGCCACCGAAAGGTCATGGGTATTCTTTTGGTTTCGTTGGCGATTAATCTTCTGTTGGCCTTTCTGTTAATCTGGATTGTCAACAACCCGCCGGCCCCACGCTATTTCCCAACCAGTTTAAATGGGCGAGTCATGCCTCTTTTTCCTTTAAATCAACCTAATCAGTCCGACGATGCGATGCTCGCCTGGGCAGGGCAGGCGGCTGTGGCGGCTTTCAGTTACAATTTTGTCAATTACCGCGAGGAATTACAGGCTTCTTCCGGATTTTTTACCGCCGATGGCTGGCGTTTGTTTTTACAGGCATTGGAAGAATCAAATAACCTGGATGCCGTGCAGGCTAAAAAACTCATTGTTTCAGCCGCCGCAATAAGCCCGCCGACGATTTTGCGTAAAGGTCTAGTAAATGATCGGTTTACCTGGCGTGTGCAGATTCCTATTCTGGTAACCTACCAGAGCGTGACTGAATACACACAACAAGCCAATATGGTGAGCATGTTGGTTACACGTGTATCCACATTGAACTCTCCGCGAGGTATTGGTATATCCCAATTCGTGGTTAGTCCTTTAAGCAGTTAA
- the icmN gene encoding type IVB secretion system protein IcmN/DotK, with product MTSKAFLTGQAVLFGVLLLSSCQRGNYQPLEEDAYRLPKKVAGTSDYAVITMQKNFNKRGVKVITIGSDYLVSIPSAALFADQSPRIRWESYALLNQVVLFLKQFRKVGVNVTSYSSQYVSSRREQALTLARARVVANYLWSQGIDSRFIFTEGAGSDKPVVSFYQGGDKSPNSRIEITFRDAIV from the coding sequence GTGACCTCAAAAGCCTTTTTAACCGGGCAGGCCGTATTGTTTGGTGTGCTGCTGTTATCGAGCTGCCAGCGCGGCAACTACCAGCCCCTGGAGGAAGACGCCTACCGTCTCCCTAAAAAAGTAGCGGGAACATCCGATTATGCTGTCATCACCATGCAGAAGAATTTCAATAAACGCGGCGTTAAAGTCATTACTATCGGCTCCGATTATTTAGTCAGCATCCCTTCAGCCGCGCTCTTTGCTGATCAATCGCCCCGCATCCGCTGGGAATCCTATGCCTTGTTGAATCAAGTGGTGTTGTTTTTAAAACAATTCAGAAAAGTCGGGGTGAATGTAACCAGCTACAGCAGCCAATACGTTTCTTCACGACGTGAACAGGCGCTGACACTGGCGAGGGCCAGAGTGGTGGCGAATTACCTCTGGTCTCAGGGTATCGACAGCCGTTTTATATTCACTGAAGGGGCGGGGAGCGACAAACCGGTGGTCTCATTTTATCAGGGAGGAGACAAATCACCCAACTCCAGAATTGAAATTACATTCAGAGATGCAATTGTATAG
- the icmQ gene encoding Dot/Icm secretion system protein IcmQ yields MRDDDVQEQIDILIKTLNEAIDNGPWEDSNFLRVVGKNLREIRDNFIRQVGLSPEEKLKSAVNALQRNLHNDQQLVFVSLYSSEGQNLQSWERIIANLQRQIISRPIYADEADIVNLIKSKEKKINEAYLAIFINQSDLLLLPSDKTPLDKLGRPLITLKDKAINLDNIVRFVHFSGVYTYLKGRLIKNPATESDR; encoded by the coding sequence ATGAGAGACGATGACGTTCAGGAACAAATAGATATTCTTATAAAGACCCTCAATGAAGCGATTGATAATGGTCCATGGGAGGATTCTAATTTTTTACGGGTCGTCGGCAAAAATTTACGGGAAATCCGTGATAATTTCATTCGGCAGGTGGGATTAAGTCCCGAAGAGAAATTAAAATCTGCCGTCAATGCCCTGCAGCGCAACCTGCACAATGACCAACAATTGGTTTTCGTCAGTCTCTACTCCAGTGAAGGCCAGAATTTGCAGTCCTGGGAACGAATTATCGCCAATCTGCAGCGCCAGATTATTTCACGCCCTATTTATGCTGACGAAGCAGACATCGTTAATCTCATCAAGTCGAAAGAGAAAAAAATCAACGAAGCCTATCTGGCGATTTTTATTAACCAAAGTGATTTGCTGCTTCTGCCATCTGATAAAACCCCTCTGGATAAACTGGGACGGCCGTTGATTACACTCAAAGACAAAGCCATTAATCTCGACAACATCGTCCGTTTTGTTCATTTTTCTGGCGTCTACACTTACCTGAAAGGGCGGCTTATTAAAAATCCTGCAACAGAATCAGACAGATAG
- the icmP gene encoding type IVB secretion system coupling complex protein DotM/IcmP produces the protein MAQQAQQQGGSGDNSMAPVWIMILLFVTAYIIWATGHQYIVAFVFKLNIWQAKLVSFFITDKTLQDNIYLMQTLDPASVDWNRFLELTGSVGDYIRYPVVVILVLLAIFLYQSNITLKFRRAHDMKSLRAQEQHNWPAIMPVVKEDLVSQDVNKGPWAMALTPMEFARKYQLLKKDDAILDNPVPGQEMTAGIRRGDAKRVFTLQLGPYFDGFDRCPQHAMALAAVFMARMNRDRGAGAAILEGIDKGSSEGKIDFSIAKPVIKKYLNSELVQEVLAKHAYLLTVMASLLQEAREDGVVPSSEFLWLKPIDRRLWYMLNCVGRQTPFSEVAGPFAHWRAEQAMGRRSLVPMIDEAIKALEVAIKEVKLSPKELQELKP, from the coding sequence ATGGCTCAGCAAGCACAGCAACAAGGCGGCAGCGGCGATAATTCAATGGCTCCGGTCTGGATTATGATCCTGCTTTTTGTTACTGCCTACATTATTTGGGCAACGGGGCATCAATACATTGTTGCTTTTGTGTTTAAATTAAACATCTGGCAGGCGAAGCTGGTTTCCTTTTTTATTACCGACAAGACCCTGCAGGATAACATTTATCTAATGCAGACACTGGATCCGGCATCCGTTGACTGGAATCGCTTTCTTGAGCTGACCGGCAGCGTCGGTGATTACATCCGTTACCCCGTGGTGGTGATTCTGGTGCTTCTCGCTATTTTTCTTTATCAATCCAACATCACCTTAAAATTTCGCCGTGCGCATGATATGAAATCCTTGCGGGCGCAGGAGCAGCATAACTGGCCGGCCATCATGCCGGTGGTGAAGGAAGATTTGGTTTCGCAGGATGTGAATAAAGGGCCCTGGGCGATGGCACTGACACCCATGGAGTTTGCCCGCAAATACCAGTTGTTAAAAAAAGACGACGCCATATTGGATAACCCGGTACCGGGTCAGGAAATGACGGCCGGTATCCGACGCGGCGACGCCAAACGGGTGTTTACCCTGCAGTTGGGCCCCTATTTTGACGGCTTTGATCGTTGCCCCCAGCATGCCATGGCCTTGGCGGCTGTCTTCATGGCCCGCATGAATCGGGACAGGGGGGCGGGTGCTGCCATTCTTGAGGGCATCGATAAAGGCAGTTCCGAAGGGAAGATTGACTTTTCCATTGCCAAACCCGTGATTAAAAAATACCTGAATTCCGAACTGGTGCAGGAAGTGTTGGCCAAGCATGCCTATCTGCTGACGGTTATGGCCTCCTTATTGCAGGAAGCCCGGGAAGACGGGGTGGTGCCAAGCTCGGAATTTTTATGGCTGAAGCCCATTGATCGGCGATTATGGTATATGCTTAATTGTGTAGGCCGACAAACTCCTTTTTCCGAAGTCGCAGGCCCGTTTGCCCATTGGCGCGCGGAACAGGCGATGGGAAGACGCTCACTGGTCCCGATGATAGATGAAGCCATCAAAGCGCTTGAAGTGGCCATCAAAGAGGTCAAACTGTCGCCGAAAGAATTGCAGGAATTAAAGCCATGA
- a CDS encoding DotH/IcmK family type IV secretion protein, with protein sequence MEKTKVLLQWVSLSGLLAVNALTVTPYAADQTDSAQQALQQLRLLQQRLSQTDQGNQAGLPEGAQAVQGGQAGNRPPMTTTATAAANQGQTPPQNNPQDPTITANDKELIDAKAFEGVTRQLFPLTPEQILRLKQIYEASEFAEASPAGTPPKPTATSQFVNLSPGSTPPVIRLSQGFVSSLVFLDSTGAPWPISAYDLGDPTAFNIQWDKTSNTLMIQAQKLYNYGNLAVRLKGLNTPVMLTLIPGQKAVDYRVDLRVQGYGPNANTTPIEEGIPPSANDVLLHVLDGVPPQGSQRLTVSGGDARAWLLGDKMFVRTNLTILSPGWISSMTSADGMHAYEMQKSPVLLVSWHGKVMQLKVEGL encoded by the coding sequence ATGGAAAAAACAAAAGTTTTACTTCAGTGGGTCAGTCTATCCGGTCTTTTGGCAGTCAATGCCCTGACCGTTACCCCTTATGCTGCCGATCAGACTGATTCGGCTCAACAGGCTTTGCAACAATTGCGATTACTGCAACAACGCTTGTCTCAGACTGATCAAGGCAATCAGGCCGGCCTGCCGGAAGGGGCACAGGCTGTTCAGGGCGGGCAGGCGGGCAATCGGCCGCCGATGACCACCACGGCCACTGCTGCGGCCAATCAGGGCCAGACGCCACCGCAAAACAACCCACAGGATCCGACCATCACCGCTAACGACAAAGAGTTAATCGATGCCAAGGCGTTTGAAGGGGTTACCCGGCAACTCTTTCCTCTAACTCCTGAGCAGATTCTGCGTTTGAAGCAGATTTACGAAGCCTCGGAATTTGCGGAAGCCTCCCCGGCGGGAACCCCGCCCAAGCCGACGGCCACTTCCCAATTCGTGAATTTATCACCCGGTTCCACCCCGCCCGTGATTCGTCTGTCGCAGGGCTTTGTGTCATCCCTGGTCTTTTTAGATTCCACGGGGGCTCCCTGGCCGATCAGCGCTTACGATCTGGGCGATCCAACAGCGTTTAATATTCAATGGGACAAAACCAGCAACACCTTGATGATTCAGGCACAAAAACTCTATAACTATGGTAATTTGGCTGTCCGCTTAAAAGGACTTAATACTCCAGTCATGCTGACATTAATACCAGGGCAGAAAGCCGTGGATTATCGTGTGGATTTACGCGTTCAGGGCTATGGTCCCAATGCCAATACTACGCCGATTGAGGAAGGCATACCGCCAAGCGCCAATGATGTCCTGCTACATGTGCTGGATGGCGTTCCTCCACAAGGCAGTCAGCGGTTAACCGTCAGCGGCGGCGATGCCAGAGCCTGGCTGTTAGGCGATAAAATGTTTGTGCGTACCAATTTGACTATTTTATCCCCCGGGTGGATCAGCAGCATGACCAGCGCCGATGGCATGCATGCCTACGAGATGCAGAAGTCGCCTGTATTATTAGTGTCCTGGCATGGGAAAGTCATGCAACTCAAGGTAGAAGGGTTATAG